One Paraburkholderia caffeinilytica DNA segment encodes these proteins:
- a CDS encoding cellulose synthase subunit BcsC-related outer membrane protein: MRLSALAFSLRFALSLTAVCCVAMASPDALAQASKDPLNVLIDQGKYWQSHHRGDLAEQAWQKVLRIDPKQPDALYGMGMVLADRKDGAGAQQYLARLKAVAPSYPNLDELGRRLGESSLRDQTVNDARRLAQSGQSASAVEEYQRALNGKPATPELQLEYYQALSATPQGWDQARRGLEQLARDNPDDPRYALAYAQHLTYRDSTRRDGIARLQKLAGDSTVGASAKKSWRQALLWLDARPSDAALYEAYLQGATDDAAVKARFESMVQQDRTARDRAQENAAVDARGRTIADGFAALDRGDLGTARAKFSSVLATSPNDTDALGGMGIAALKQEHFAEARNYLERASRSGNPARWKTALDSATYWTYTSDAIGARSNGEFAKAKSLFERAIALNPSDVTAQVLLGEMLLSNGDPAGAEQAYRMALRRQADNPDAIRGLVGALAAQGRGDEALQFANQLNTEQQSKAGGINRLRGEAQAAQARAAEARGDLGSARSLFEDALLNDPDDPWLRLDLARIYVRQGAVANARSMMDGLLAAHPDMTDALYASALLSAETQDWAAGLAQLERIPAAQRTDAMTTLQHRLWVHQQADLATRMARNGQSQQALATLRAAEPVAGNSPELIGVIAAAYQQAGDPNRALSLVRSAMNAAPGNTDLLLQYAGILSATQQEAELGMVMRRLASMQLTPQQRTDFGNLNLGIVIKQCDAVRQRGDLASAYDVIAPWLAAMPDNPDLQAALGRLYSSAGDDRNALASYRVALQRKPDDLNLLQATISAAAGAKQFSYAESLANQALAAAPGDPGVLATVGRMYRAEGKLSLASTYLQRSLVAANTPLMANGPRANAPGNVPRGWEVAMRRIGATPLPGTNPFEGKTATITPTDADNAALGQSGFNAARASLPYSQSSLPSQTVPNYPPPSQPVPYVAPYTAPAQPYVPNAAPTAVPYNVPRPGADTDGYGQETNGSSQSGAPLQPYPGQGQAQMPPTQQAPQQQYSPAYPQQSGYPQQGGYPQQAQYPQQAPYPQQPDGYATTPWPMSPAAREAQANAGSMQQPRYTGSATSTKRPTNKKQSASKSNRNAQAYAQAPYGQGQGYPQQQQPYYGQQPYPQQQGYAQQPYQPVPPQQAYAQQPYQPVPPQQAYGQQAYQAYPNQGSGYYAQQQQPYIPQPPTGYAQPYYAQQPGANGNGGSYPQPNVANTQTLGVAEELAQVNREQASTVSGGIVFRNRTGEDGLSTLTDIEAPVQGRIKAGNGHIVVTATPVTLDAGTAASNLSTLARFGAGLSTSTSATAAVAGTNNYGSQTASGVGLSVGYEGRSFSGDIGVTPLGFPEKNIVGGLQYNGAITDKVSYSLAIARRAVTDSLLSYAGARDSASGLEWGGVTSNGGLASLAWDDGTNGLYVNAAYQHYMGYNVASNNAVKGGGGVYTRLFKDADQTLTVGVNTTLMTYNKNLSYYTYGQGGYFSPQQYMILNLPVEWTGRNGQFTYDVKGSIGVQHYRQDASNYFPLNDGSSRQSDAAAEAKLIGTGVDSGAVYPGQSKTGVSYSLSAVGEYQLAPQLAFGATASLGNAYEYREWLAAVYVRYSFSKQTGLQPFPPTPLSSPYLSLSN; this comes from the coding sequence ATGCGATTGAGCGCCCTCGCGTTTTCATTGCGGTTCGCGCTGAGCCTCACGGCCGTCTGCTGCGTGGCGATGGCTTCGCCTGACGCGTTGGCGCAGGCGTCGAAAGATCCGTTGAACGTGCTGATCGACCAGGGCAAGTACTGGCAATCGCATCACCGCGGCGACCTCGCCGAGCAGGCGTGGCAGAAAGTATTGCGCATCGACCCGAAGCAGCCCGATGCGCTCTACGGCATGGGCATGGTGCTCGCCGACCGCAAGGACGGCGCCGGCGCGCAGCAATACCTCGCGCGGCTGAAAGCAGTCGCGCCGTCCTATCCGAATCTGGACGAACTGGGCCGGCGTCTCGGCGAATCGAGTCTGCGCGACCAGACCGTCAACGACGCGCGGCGGCTTGCGCAAAGCGGTCAGAGCGCGAGCGCGGTCGAGGAGTATCAGCGCGCGCTGAACGGCAAACCGGCCACGCCCGAACTGCAACTCGAGTATTACCAGGCGCTCTCCGCCACGCCGCAAGGCTGGGATCAGGCGCGCCGCGGTCTGGAGCAGCTCGCCCGCGACAACCCCGACGACCCGCGCTACGCCCTTGCCTACGCCCAGCATCTGACGTATCGCGACTCGACGCGCCGCGACGGCATCGCGCGGCTGCAGAAGCTCGCGGGTGACAGCACGGTCGGCGCGTCGGCGAAAAAGAGCTGGCGGCAGGCGCTGTTGTGGCTCGACGCGCGGCCCTCCGACGCCGCGCTCTACGAAGCCTATCTGCAAGGCGCAACCGACGACGCCGCGGTCAAGGCGCGCTTCGAGTCGATGGTTCAGCAGGACAGGACGGCGCGTGACCGCGCCCAGGAAAATGCCGCCGTCGATGCCCGCGGCCGCACCATCGCCGACGGTTTCGCCGCGCTCGATCGTGGCGACCTCGGCACGGCGCGCGCGAAGTTTTCGTCAGTACTGGCGACGAGTCCGAACGACACCGACGCGCTCGGCGGCATGGGTATCGCCGCGTTGAAGCAGGAGCATTTCGCCGAAGCCCGCAACTATCTGGAACGCGCGTCGCGCAGCGGCAATCCGGCGCGCTGGAAAACCGCGCTCGATAGCGCGACCTACTGGACCTATACCAGCGACGCCATCGGCGCGCGCAGCAACGGCGAGTTCGCGAAGGCGAAGTCGCTGTTCGAACGCGCGATCGCGCTGAATCCGTCCGACGTCACCGCGCAGGTGCTGCTCGGCGAAATGCTGCTGTCGAACGGCGATCCGGCCGGCGCGGAACAGGCCTACCGGATGGCGTTGCGCCGCCAGGCCGACAACCCCGACGCGATTCGCGGCCTTGTGGGCGCGCTCGCCGCGCAAGGCCGTGGCGACGAAGCGCTGCAATTCGCCAATCAGCTGAACACCGAACAACAATCGAAGGCCGGCGGCATCAACCGTCTGCGCGGCGAAGCGCAGGCCGCGCAGGCACGCGCGGCCGAAGCGCGCGGCGATCTCGGCAGCGCGCGCAGCCTGTTCGAAGACGCGTTGCTGAACGATCCCGACGATCCCTGGCTGCGCCTCGACCTCGCGCGCATTTACGTGCGCCAAGGCGCCGTCGCGAATGCCCGCAGCATGATGGACGGACTGCTTGCCGCACATCCCGACATGACCGACGCGCTGTATGCGAGCGCGCTGCTGTCGGCGGAAACGCAGGACTGGGCCGCGGGTCTCGCGCAACTCGAACGGATTCCGGCCGCGCAGCGCACCGACGCGATGACGACCTTGCAGCACCGCTTGTGGGTGCATCAGCAGGCCGACCTCGCCACGCGGATGGCGCGCAACGGCCAGTCGCAACAAGCGCTGGCGACGTTGCGCGCCGCCGAACCGGTCGCCGGCAACAGTCCCGAACTGATCGGCGTGATCGCCGCCGCGTATCAGCAGGCGGGCGACCCGAATCGCGCGTTGAGCCTCGTGCGCAGTGCGATGAACGCGGCGCCCGGCAACACCGATTTGCTGCTGCAATATGCGGGCATTCTGTCCGCCACGCAGCAGGAAGCCGAACTCGGCATGGTGATGCGGCGGCTCGCGTCGATGCAATTGACACCGCAGCAGCGCACGGATTTCGGCAATCTGAATCTGGGGATCGTCATCAAGCAATGCGACGCGGTGCGTCAGCGCGGCGATCTCGCCAGCGCCTACGACGTGATTGCGCCGTGGCTCGCGGCGATGCCCGACAATCCCGATCTGCAAGCCGCCCTCGGCCGCCTCTATTCGAGCGCCGGCGACGACCGCAATGCGCTCGCCAGCTACCGCGTCGCGCTGCAGCGCAAGCCCGACGACCTGAATCTGCTGCAAGCGACGATCTCCGCCGCGGCCGGCGCGAAACAGTTCAGCTACGCCGAGTCGCTCGCCAATCAGGCGCTCGCTGCGGCGCCTGGCGACCCCGGCGTGCTGGCGACGGTCGGCCGCATGTATCGCGCCGAAGGCAAGCTGTCGCTCGCGTCGACCTATCTGCAACGCTCGCTGGTCGCGGCCAATACCCCGCTGATGGCCAACGGCCCGCGCGCCAATGCGCCGGGCAACGTGCCGCGCGGCTGGGAAGTCGCGATGCGCCGGATCGGCGCGACGCCGTTGCCGGGCACCAACCCCTTCGAAGGCAAAACCGCCACGATCACGCCGACCGACGCCGACAACGCTGCGCTTGGCCAGAGCGGCTTCAATGCCGCGCGTGCGTCGCTTCCGTACTCGCAGTCCTCCTTGCCGTCACAGACCGTGCCGAACTATCCGCCGCCCTCCCAGCCCGTGCCGTACGTCGCGCCTTATACCGCGCCTGCACAACCGTATGTGCCGAACGCCGCGCCTACTGCCGTTCCCTACAACGTGCCACGCCCCGGCGCCGACACGGATGGCTACGGCCAGGAGACCAACGGGTCGAGCCAGTCGGGCGCGCCGTTGCAGCCGTATCCGGGTCAAGGCCAGGCGCAGATGCCGCCGACGCAGCAGGCTCCGCAACAGCAGTACAGCCCGGCGTATCCGCAGCAAAGCGGCTATCCGCAACAAGGTGGGTATCCTCAACAGGCGCAATATCCGCAGCAGGCGCCGTATCCGCAGCAGCCGGACGGCTATGCGACCACGCCGTGGCCGATGTCGCCCGCCGCGCGCGAAGCACAGGCCAATGCCGGTTCGATGCAACAGCCACGTTACACGGGTTCGGCCACGAGCACGAAACGTCCGACGAACAAGAAGCAAAGCGCGTCGAAGAGCAACCGCAACGCGCAGGCCTATGCGCAGGCGCCGTATGGGCAGGGTCAAGGCTATCCGCAGCAGCAACAACCCTATTACGGCCAGCAGCCTTATCCGCAGCAGCAGGGTTATGCGCAGCAGCCTTACCAACCGGTTCCGCCGCAACAGGCCTACGCCCAGCAGCCTTATCAGCCGGTTCCGCCGCAACAGGCCTACGGTCAGCAGGCTTATCAGGCGTATCCGAACCAGGGCTCCGGTTATTACGCTCAGCAACAGCAGCCGTACATCCCGCAACCGCCGACCGGTTATGCGCAGCCCTACTACGCGCAGCAACCCGGCGCGAATGGCAACGGCGGTAGTTACCCGCAGCCGAACGTGGCCAATACGCAGACGCTCGGCGTGGCTGAAGAACTGGCGCAGGTCAATCGCGAGCAGGCGAGCACCGTGTCGGGCGGGATCGTGTTCCGCAACCGCACGGGCGAGGACGGCCTGTCGACGTTGACCGATATCGAAGCGCCGGTTCAGGGGCGCATCAAGGCCGGCAACGGCCACATCGTCGTGACGGCGACCCCGGTGACGCTGGATGCCGGCACCGCCGCGAGCAATCTGTCGACGCTCGCGCGCTTCGGCGCGGGGCTGTCCACCAGCACGTCTGCGACGGCGGCGGTTGCCGGCACGAACAACTACGGCAGCCAGACTGCCAGCGGCGTGGGGTTGTCAGTCGGCTACGAAGGCCGCAGCTTTAGCGGCGATATCGGCGTGACGCCGCTCGGTTTTCCCGAGAAGAACATCGTGGGCGGCTTGCAATACAACGGCGCCATCACAGACAAGGTGTCGTATTCGCTGGCCATTGCACGCCGCGCGGTGACGGATAGCTTGCTGTCGTATGCCGGCGCGCGCGACTCGGCCTCCGGCCTCGAGTGGGGCGGTGTCACGTCCAACGGCGGCCTCGCGAGCCTTGCATGGGATGACGGCACCAACGGCCTGTATGTGAATGCCGCGTACCAGCACTACATGGGCTATAACGTCGCGAGCAATAACGCAGTCAAAGGCGGCGGCGGTGTCTACACGCGCCTGTTCAAGGATGCCGATCAGACGCTGACTGTCGGTGTGAACACGACGCTGATGACCTATAACAAGAACTTGTCGTACTACACCTATGGTCAGGGTGGCTACTTCAGTCCGCAGCAGTACATGATCCTGAATCTGCCGGTGGAGTGGACAGGGCGCAATGGTCAGTTTACTTATGACGTGAAGGGGTCGATTGGCGTGCAGCATTATCGGCAGGACGCGTCGAATTATTTCCCGCTCAACGATGGTTCCAGCCGCCAAAGTGACGCGGCGGCGGAGGCCAAACTTATCGGCACGGGTGTCGATAGTGGCGCGGTTTATCCCGGGCAGAGTAAGACCGGGGTTTCTTATTCGCTCAGCGCGGTGGGGGAATATCAACTGGCGCCGCAGTTGGCGTTTGGGGCGACCGCCTCGCTCGGCAATGCTTATGAATATCGTGAGTGGCTTGCCGCCGTTTATGTGCGGTATAGCTTTAGCAAGCAGACGGGGTTGCAGCCGTTCCCGCCTACGCCGCTCAGTTCGCCTTATTTGTCGTTGTCGAATTAA